The genomic region GTTGCTAAAGGCGGCTGGCATGGCCTGGGTAATAGCCGTTTCAAATCATCTGTAAACCGAACGCCGCGACAGAAAACGATGGGTACGCCGGGTGAAAAGCGAGATTTGCAGCTTGAGTTACTATTGCTTGCTGATGTCGGCATGCTGGGATTACCCAATGCTGGTAAATCAACCTTTATTCGTGCGGTTTCCGCTGCCAGACCTAAAGTAGCAGACTACCCTTTTACGACACTGGCACCCAGTCTTGGTGTAGTGCGTATGGACAGTGAACAGAGTTTTGTAGTGGCGGATATTCCCGGTCTGATTGAAGGTGCTTCGTATGGCGCTGGCTTGGGCATACGTTTTCTCAAGCATTTGGAACGCTGTCGTGTACTCTTACATACCATCGATCTGGCACCTATTGATGAGTCCGACCCCGTTGAAAATACCCGTATTATTTGGGCTGAATTGAAGAAATACAGTGAGAAACTTTACAGCAAGCCACGCTGGTTAGTATTCAACAAAGCGGACCTGCTGGGTCAGGAAGAAGCAGAATTACGTGCGAAAAGTATTGCGGAAGCGTTGGGCTGGGCTGACAAATACTACTTAATTTCTGCCGTGAATCGTGTTGGCGTCACTCCACTTTGTTGGGATGTGATGACTTTTCTCAAGGCTAATCCTAAAGAAGCCGAATTAACTGAGAAAAAACCAGAAAAAGTAGAGTTTATGTGGGATGACTATCATCGCCAGCAGCTTGAAGAAGCTGAACAGGCGCTGGAAGAAGATGATGACTGGGACGAAGATGATGACGAGGGTGTCGAAATCATTTACCAGCGCTAATGCATCAGGGGGTACAACAGTATCCCCTTTTTAAATTTCCTTTAGGGCCAATAGGCCAAATTAGTATTGATATCCTCAGATGTGCAAACGCTTATTTTCCGGCCAGAATTGCCCTGAAAATATCTTCTTGTGGGCCGCTATCAACAAGGATAAGGCGATTTTTCAGAGGTGCTGTATGGGTAGGTTTAATTTGTCCTTAATCGAATTTCTTCACCGCTACTTTTAAAAATGCCGAACGATATCAGATGCTATCATCATGCGGTCCAAATCAATGGCTGTGATTACGTCTGACGTATCATCAGTAAGTGGTACATGAGACTCAACGAAAAATGTGATCAATTAAGTTTGGTCGGTAGCCAACAGGTAGCATGCAAACCACTTCTGTCATAGCGATTATTCAAACGCAGCTCGCCTTGGTGAATATAATGCTTGACCCGCTCGAGAAAGCATCAACAGCTGCTCAATAACTAACATGAGTTGATCAATACGCTGCACCATAACGGGTCCTTGTGAGAAGCCTTGTTGCTCAAGCAATTCAAGATGCAGTCGTAACCCGGCAAGTGGCGTGCGCAGCTCGTGAGCTGCATCGGCATTGAAGAGCCTTTCCTGTTGCAGGGTATTGCCAAGCCTGCTTAAAAGCTGATTCATTGCACCTGTCACTGCGGCGATTTCTGTCATGTCAGAAAAGTGTGGGAGTGGGGTTAAATTATCAGCGAAGCGCTCTGACAGGCTCTTTTGTAGTGATTGTAACGGGCGAATAATCCAGCTTATTGCCCAGTAAGAAAGTAATAAAGTGAAGAAAATCATCACCATTGAGGGCAACAGTAGTGAAGCAATTGCCTCATGTATTTCTCTCTCAACGCGTTCGTTATGCGTGTGAACTGAAAGCGTTTCATTGACGAGAAAGCCAATTTGCTCGCGGCTTTCATGCCACAACCATACTGTGCTAATCAACTGGCAGGTGATCAGTATCAGTGCCAGCATAATTAATAAACGCTGACGCATACTGTTCACGATCTTTCTTCCAGACGATATCCAACGCCACGTACGGTTTTAATGCGATCTTTGCCAAGCTTACGACGCAAATTATGTATATGCACTTCTAAGGTATTCGAGCCAGTATCATCCTGCCAGCTATAAAGGTCGTGCTGCAGCGTTTCCCGATGAACAGTCTGACTGATTCTCATTAAAAGACGGGTAAGCAAAGCAAATTCTTTGGGGGTAATTTCTATGGGCTGACTGTCGAGATAAACCTGTCTGGATGAGAGATTTAATGAAATATCACCGTGCTGAAGTAAATTATCGCTGCGCCCCTGATAACGGCGGATTAAGGCCCGCACACGGGCTTTCAGTTCGACAAAGGCAAAAGGTTTTATCAGATAATCGTCGGCACCGGCATCCAGCCCTTCGACCCGGTCTTCCAAAGTATCACGCGCGGTGAGAATCAATACTGGTAAATCAATATGTTCCCTACGCCATTGACGTAACAGGTCGTTTCCATCTCGATCTGGTAAGCCGAGGTCGAGCACGATCAGGCTGTATTGACCGCTATTTAACAAGATGCATGCTTCTACACCTTGCGTTGCGGAGTCCACTGCATAACCTTCGCTGGTGAGCGCCTGAACAAGACCGCTTAATAACAGATCATCATCTTCCACAATTAATAATTTCATCGTCGTCAATTGTTTTGGTAAACATCCTTGTAAAGTCGACTTTCAAACCGAACCAGTGGTATTCGGCGCTGTTTTTGATCCTGTGGAGGAACGGCATAACCTGAAAGATATTGCACAAAAGCGACGCGTTGACCGCTTGCCGTTGTCATAAAACCCGCAAGGTTATAAACACCTTGTAGTGAGCCCGTCTTCGCTGACACTTTACCATCGACGCCAGCCTCATGCAGACCGCCACGATAACGTAATGTGCCATCGTAACCAGCCAAAGGGAGCATAGAAATAAAGTTTAATTGCCGATCGTTTTTTGCAATGAACTGCAGCACCTGCATCATGGTGGCAGGAGAGATTAAATCGTGTCGGGACAGGCCAGAACCATCCACCTGAATACTGTTACCGAGATCAACATTGGCTTTTTGACGGAGGATTTGACGTACCGCATCTGAACCCGCGCGCCAGGTTCCAGGGACGCCAAAATGTTCATGGCCGATGGTACGAAAAACTGTATCGGCAATCATATTATCGGACTTCTTAAGCATAATTTTCAGCAAATCATGCAGTGGAGTTGATTGCGTTTCGGCCAGTACGTTGGCAGGAGATGTGGTCTGTGTCTGATGCAAGAGGTGGCCTGAATAGTCGATTCCTGCATCCTGTAATTCAGCTTTAAGCAAAGCACCAGCATAGCTGGCTCCATCCTGGATAGCGAAGGCCAGTGGCAGTGGCTCAGAACGTTGAGTCATACAGCCTGTAAGAGTAAAACGGTTCAGTTCACCGGGCATAACGTCCAGTTCGCAGTAGGGGGCCTCGGCCGATCCACGTGCAAGTGTACGCACCTCACTAAACATGTTGACAGGATAGTAAGGGGCAACTTTTATGAAAGCTTTATCCCCTGGGTTTGCAGCGCTGTAAAGCGATACAGAAAAACAGTTGCGGTCTACGATAGCGGCACCGGGAGGAGCGCTAAAGCATTGTGTCAGGTCGTTCCATGGCCAGCCGGGCGCTTTATCGTGGCTTGCAAAAACAGAGGTGTTGATGACCAAATTTCCCCGGATATGCTCGATCCCCTGCTTTTTCAGCGTGGCAACCATGTTGCGTAAATCCTGTCGTATTAATGTAGGATCACCACCAAAACGCGCCACAAGATCGCCTTTCAGCGTTCCGTCGCTTATTTTTCCATTGCTCTCAAACTGGGTATGAAAGCGATAATCAGGCCCTAATTGCAGCAGGGCGGCCAGCGCGGTTATCACTTTCATGGTGCTGGCAGGGATCGCCATCTGCTTGCTGTGATAATCTATTGCGGGAGTGTTTGCACCGATTTTTTGTACTATTAATGTCAGGTTTGCACCATCTGGAAGAAATTGGGTGTAGTCTTCAATTTGTGCTGCATGAGCATTTAGCATAAATGTGCAGGTCAGGCCGGTTATAAATGGTGAAAATCGCATAATATCGCGTTTACTGGCAGGTGATGTCGCCATACTACGGTGCTTCAAGGTGCAAAGTAAACGATGATCCACCATGAACTCTGCGGTAAAATACGTATCAAAATGCAAAATCTCCAGGCCCTGAGTTATATCTTGGGGTCGTAACTTTTTTGCTTGTAATTATGAGTTAAGCGCCGCAGAACGCGTTTTCTGCATTAACCTGTCAGGATGGCGAAATTTTGCACAGGATTGAGTTTACGAGGTATTGAGATGAATCAGATTCCGATGACGTTAAGGGGCGCGGAGAAACTGCGCGAAGAGCTGGAAGAGCTGAAGACCATTAAACGCCCCAGAATTATTGCCTCAATCGCTGAAGCACGTGAGCATGGCGATTTAAAAGAGAATGCTGAGTACCATGCCGCGCGTGAAGAACAGGGATTTTGTGAAGGCCGAATTCAAGAAATCGAGGCCAAGCTGTCTAACGCACAAGTAATCGATGTCACTAAGATGAATGCGAATGGGCGTATCATCTTTGGTTCAACCGCCACCGTATTAAATTTGGATTCTGAAGAAGAGTCGACCTATCGCATTGTTGGAGATGATGAAGCTGACTTTAAGCAAAATCTGATCTCGGTAAACTCTCCGATGGCACGTGGTCTGATTGGAAAAGAAGTAGATGATATTACGGTTATAAAAACGCCAGGTGGGGATGTTGAGTATGAAATTCTCAACGTTGAATATCTCTGAAAAGCCGGTGACAATTCAGACTGCTGAATTGTAAAGAAAAGGCCGCATAATCGGCCTTTTCTCAGCAACATAGGCATGGCAGTTTCTTTGGATTAATTCCAAGTATGTTTCTGAATTCAGCGAGGAAGGGAAATTTTACCTTCCTTTGTGGGACGGTATAGCACCAGTGTTTTACCGATTACCTGCACCATAGAAGCATTGGTTTCACGCACAATGGCATCAACAATCAGGATTTTAGTTTCGCGGTCTTCAGTGGCGATTTTAACTTTAATCAGCTCGTGGTGTTCCAGTGCCTGTTCGATTTCGGCCAGCACTCCTTCGGTCAAACCGTTGTTGCCCAGCATTACGACAGGTTTCAGCGGATGGGCTAATCCTTTCAGGTGCCGTTTTTGTTTGGTACTCAGATTCATCGTATTTTTACTTACATTGGGGTTGAAAACGGGACATTCTACCGCCATCTCGGGTGTATAGCCAAATCGGCGTGGTGATTTGCGTGGTTTATTTATCGCATACGTTGAATCATAGTTGGAAATTGTATGACGGGTAAAAAGCGTTCTGCCAGTTCCAGCCGCTGGCTGCAGGAGCACTTTAGCGATAAATATGTGCTTGAGGCACAGAAAAAAGGGCTACGCTCTCGTGCCTGGTTTAAACTGGATGAAATACAGCAAAGTGACAAGCTGTTTAAGCATGGGATGACGGTAGTTGATCTTGGGGCTGCTCCCGGAGGCTGGTCGCAATATGTAGTTACGCAGATTGGTAATAAAGGTCGCGTGATTGCTTGTGATATTCTGCCGATGGATCCCATCGTTGGTGTCGATTTTCTTCAAGGTGATTTTCGTGATGAAATTGTGTTAAAAGCTCTGATGTATCGCGTTGGATACGATAAAATACAGGTTGTAATGTCAGACATGGCACCTAACATGACCGGAACGCCTGAAGTTGATATCCCAAGATCGATGTATTTGGTTGAGCTTGCGCTGGACATGTGTCGGGATGTACTGGCACCTGGCGGTAGTTTTTTAGTGAAAGTGTTTCAGGGAGATGGCTTTGAAGATTACCTCCGGGAAATTCGCTCCCTGTTTACGAAAGTGAAAATTCGTAAACCGGATTCTTCGCGCTCTCGTTCGCGTGAAGTGTACATTGTAGCGACAGGGCGCAAACTATAGTACCCTACGCTGTCTGTTAACACAGTTGTAATATGAGGTTAATCCCTTGAGTGACATGGCGAAAAACCTGATTCTTTGGTTAGTCATCGCAGTTGTGCTGATGTCGGTCTTCCAAAGTTTCGGGCCCAGCGAGTCGAATGGACGTAAGGTTGACTACTCAACTTTCCTGTCCGAAGTGAATCAGGATCAGGTTCGTGAGGCGCGCATTAATGGGCGTGAAATCAACGTTACCAAAAAGGACAGTAATCGATACACGACCTACATTCCCGTCAACGATCCCAAGTTACTCGATAACCTGTTGACTAAAAATGTGAAAGTAGTGGGTGAACCACCTGAAGAACCAAGCCTGTTGGCGTCAATTTTCATTTCATGGTTCCCCATGCTC from Erwinia tracheiphila harbors:
- the cgtA gene encoding Obg family GTPase CgtA, which produces MKFVDEATIFVAAGDGGNGCVSFRREKYIPKGGPDGGDGGDGGDVYLQADENLNTLIDYRFEKSFRAERGQNGQSRDCTGKRGQDIIIKVPVGTRVTDQGTGETLGDMMNHGQLQMVAKGGWHGLGNSRFKSSVNRTPRQKTMGTPGEKRDLQLELLLLADVGMLGLPNAGKSTFIRAVSAARPKVADYPFTTLAPSLGVVRMDSEQSFVVADIPGLIEGASYGAGLGIRFLKHLERCRVLLHTIDLAPIDESDPVENTRIIWAELKKYSEKLYSKPRWLVFNKADLLGQEEAELRAKSIAEALGWADKYYLISAVNRVGVTPLCWDVMTFLKANPKEAELTEKKPEKVEFMWDDYHRQQLEEAEQALEEDDDWDEDDDEGVEIIYQR
- the pmrA gene encoding two-component system response regulator PmrA — protein: MKLLIVEDDDLLLSGLVQALTSEGYAVDSATQGVEACILLNSGQYSLIVLDLGLPDRDGNDLLRQWRREHIDLPVLILTARDTLEDRVEGLDAGADDYLIKPFAFVELKARVRALIRRYQGRSDNLLQHGDISLNLSSRQVYLDSQPIEITPKEFALLTRLLMRISQTVHRETLQHDLYSWQDDTGSNTLEVHIHNLRRKLGKDRIKTVRGVGYRLEERS
- the dacB gene encoding serine-type D-Ala-D-Ala carboxypeptidase, with the protein product MRFSPFITGLTCTFMLNAHAAQIEDYTQFLPDGANLTLIVQKIGANTPAIDYHSKQMAIPASTMKVITALAALLQLGPDYRFHTQFESNGKISDGTLKGDLVARFGGDPTLIRQDLRNMVATLKKQGIEHIRGNLVINTSVFASHDKAPGWPWNDLTQCFSAPPGAAIVDRNCFSVSLYSAANPGDKAFIKVAPYYPVNMFSEVRTLARGSAEAPYCELDVMPGELNRFTLTGCMTQRSEPLPLAFAIQDGASYAGALLKAELQDAGIDYSGHLLHQTQTTSPANVLAETQSTPLHDLLKIMLKKSDNMIADTVFRTIGHEHFGVPGTWRAGSDAVRQILRQKANVDLGNSIQVDGSGLSRHDLISPATMMQVLQFIAKNDRQLNFISMLPLAGYDGTLRYRGGLHEAGVDGKVSAKTGSLQGVYNLAGFMTTASGQRVAFVQYLSGYAVPPQDQKQRRIPLVRFESRLYKDVYQNN
- the greA gene encoding transcription elongation factor GreA; the protein is MNQIPMTLRGAEKLREELEELKTIKRPRIIASIAEAREHGDLKENAEYHAAREEQGFCEGRIQEIEAKLSNAQVIDVTKMNANGRIIFGSTATVLNLDSEEESTYRIVGDDEADFKQNLISVNSPMARGLIGKEVDDITVIKTPGGDVEYEILNVEYL
- the yhbY gene encoding ribosome assembly RNA-binding protein YhbY; this encodes MNLSTKQKRHLKGLAHPLKPVVMLGNNGLTEGVLAEIEQALEHHELIKVKIATEDRETKILIVDAIVRETNASMVQVIGKTLVLYRPTKEGKISLPR
- the rlmE gene encoding 23S rRNA (uridine(2552)-2'-O)-methyltransferase RlmE; this translates as MTGKKRSASSSRWLQEHFSDKYVLEAQKKGLRSRAWFKLDEIQQSDKLFKHGMTVVDLGAAPGGWSQYVVTQIGNKGRVIACDILPMDPIVGVDFLQGDFRDEIVLKALMYRVGYDKIQVVMSDMAPNMTGTPEVDIPRSMYLVELALDMCRDVLAPGGSFLVKVFQGDGFEDYLREIRSLFTKVKIRKPDSSRSRSREVYIVATGRKL